The Melopsittacus undulatus isolate bMelUnd1 chromosome 12, bMelUnd1.mat.Z, whole genome shotgun sequence genome has a segment encoding these proteins:
- the SFI1 gene encoding protein SFI1 homolog isoform X1 — protein sequence MHKMHMKMYEIQQLPEHEMHTAEQSTAPQSARHQFHDRGHDSLDPVWYTWHQRRRVKECQIRYLASKFFYMWAKKTFGQVLPSKARCFYDQKILQKTFGEWKEWWTVCREGKLSLRADNHYRHFLCNMMFKTWRAHVRQQQGKRNKYYVVQSHAKKQNLLRTWQCWLVYVDVRRTKRGMQSVAWAFRERSSLRISWAVWRRRYQSCTGRKMTVLALQHWAQSLQFRAWLQWRELYLYSQNNKQKETRAVTHNQHWELKRCMEAWLGYVNLQKTKKLQTELAQEHHRSRIVRWCFSSWRLSWECRRRMHAHQKDMEKLASRIALRRVFVHWKHYVVLCVEETQQCELAEKHYRHHLLVLQKFWNRWKSRLEEKEEQQQQALTTVAYARYRRVLMRQVFDTWLLKACKQQEYRMAEKRAALHCERQLLHRFLCFWRRRTAACLEEQENLVHAQGHYSNLLLLKVFCLWKQNTQERKTERLKEMQALRFHYSKCLQQTWNKWKEYVKHQREKWRKLVQADMHYQHTLLSKTLAAWKTYQHNIECILSQVADKENQHTRLLLRQVLCLWKENALALVREAKAAIQADEHYRRAILSKVLAQWRYTALLQVCSRQQKMMAVMQARKHLDIVHLQTIFLHWKDLTRESLILRAQQHRAAQHHQQHLLQKYLVKWKKYHQQCLGKMLLRRLGDQLMTRRLCSSSFSCWKTRLLEQQWEKQKMVQALWHWSLSLQRKVFAAWLRFTKGQQQKKDCIEKATGVYQAVHLREGVTQVLRYTTGLKQLQGQHQAQHQLKAAYNLHQSVYRCAMLWKQKALSKKLNKPCSFLLPLKKQVMFKMTDVSSGRRGHSAEEEPWPSKHSRLPFHPADGDSVLSNLNSIQRARLPPQRPDFLQGSLEGNALLGSPFSRPEAPFQHTSVNKCLGQTGNLMQTPEVEESTRRCLSQMGNTTRSYPSLVRALPLWTNAVHRATQRPELRSPSSFMPQMKAGAEMGAGQSVSGHKGAHSQDSQQDSMEKKLRPNLEPRLLLPETLVGKRSHQTAAEREQRESSSREEMLQRKLEVELRHIQQQMQYYFSRKQELKFCQQQAEILEQWLENSTQPEDQGGVQDVQEELNQLQVRINTLTKAQQKERYHVQSLVARLHEIQIALST from the exons ATGCATAAGATGCATATGAAGATGTATGAAATCCAACAACTACCTGAGCATGAGATGCACACAGCTGAGCAATCCACTGCTCCCCAGTCTGCCAGACATCAATTTCATGACAGAGGTCATGACAGTTTGGATCCAGTTTGGTATACCTGGCATCAAAGAAGAAGGGTAAAAGAATGCCAAATCAG ATATCTGGCAAGCAAATTCTTCTATATGTGGGCAAAAAAGACATTTGGACAAGTTCTTCCTTCCAAAGCCAG ATGCTTTTATGACCAGAAGATTCTCCAAAAAACTTTTGGAGAGTGGAAGGAGTGGTGGACTGTTTGCAGAGAAGGAAAGCTCAGCCTCAGAGCAGACAACCATTACAG gCATTTTCTCTGCAATATGATGTTCAAGACCTGGAGAGCCCATGTAAGGCAGCAACAAGGAAAGAGGAACAAATACTATGTTGTACAGTCTCATG CAAAGAAGCAAAACTTGCTCAGGACCTGGCAGTGTTGGCTGGTTTATGTTGATGTCCGAAGGACAAAACGTGGGATGCAGTCTGTGGCGTGGGCATTCAGGGAAAGAAGCAGTTTACG CATATCGTGGGCAGTGTGGAGAAGACGCTACCAGAGCTGCACAGGACGTAAAATGACTGTTttggctctgcagcactgggccCAGAGCCTGCAATTTCGA GCTTGGCTGCAGTGGCGAGAGCTGTATTTGTACAGCCAGAATAACAAGCAGAAGGAGACTAGGGCAGTAACTCACAATCAGCACTGGGAGTTGAAGAGGTGCATGGAAGCATGGCTGGGATATGTaaaccttcagaaaacaaagaaacttcAGACTG agctGGCCCAGGAGCATCACCGAAGCAGGATAGTCCGGTGGTGTTTCTCTAGCTGGCGGCTGTCATGGGAGTGCAGGAGAAGAATGCATGCTCACcaaaaggacatggagaagCTAGCATCAAGGATTGCCTTACGGAGAGTCTTTGTACACTGGAAGCATT ATGTTGTACTGTGTGTGGAAGAGACGCAGCAGTGTGAGCTGGCTGAAAAACACTACAGGCATCATCTGTTG GTGCTGCAGAAGTTCTGGAACCGCTGGAAGTCCCGtttggaagagaaggaagaacagcagcagcaggcctTAACAACAGTGGCTTATGCCCGTTATAG GAGGGTGTTGATGAGACAGGTATTTGACACGTGGCTGCTGAAAGCCTGCAAGCAGCAAGAATACCGAATGGCAGAGAAGAGG GCTGCACTTCATTGTGAAAGGCAGCTATTGCATCGTTTCTTGTGCTTCTGGCGTAGAAGAACAGCTGCATGTTTGGAGGAGCAAGAGAACTTGGTTCATGCACAAGGTCACTACAGCAACCTGCTGCTGCTAAAGGTTTTCTGTCTGTGGAAGCAAAATACtcaggagagaaaaacaga gAGGCTGAAGGAGATGCAAGCCTTAAGATTTCACTATTCAAAGTGTCTGCAGCAGACTTGGAACAAGTGGAAGGAG TATGTGAAACATCAGCGTGAGAAATGGAGGAAGCTGGTGCAAGCTGACATGCACTATCAGCACACGTTACTGAGCAAGACCTTGGCAGCCTGGAAG aCTTACCAACATAACATAGAGTGTATTCTATCCCAAGTAGCTGACAAGGAGAACCAGCACACCAGACTACTGCTCCG GCAGGTTCTGTGTTTGTGGAAGGAAAATGCTCTTGCTCTTGTACGTGAAGCTAAGGCTGCTATTCAAGCAGATGAGCACTACAGGAGAGCAATCCTGTCAAAG GTGTTGGCACAGTGGAGGTACACTGCCCTGCTCCAAGTGTGTAGCCGTCAGCAGAAGATGATGGCTGTGATGCAGGCCAGAAAACATTTGGATATAG TGCATTTACAGACcatttttcttcactggaagGACTTAACTAGGGAGTCTTTGATACTGagggctcagcagcacagggcagcacagcaccaccagcagcacctaCTGCAGAAGTACCTGGTGAAATGGAAGAAGTATCATCAGCAGTGCCTTGGGAAAATG CTGCTACGGAGACTGGGAGATCAGCTAATGACTCGTAGACTttgctcttcttccttctcttgctGGAAGACACGG cTGTTGGAGCAgcaatgggaaaagcagaagatgGTGCAAGCATTGTGGCACTGGTCCCTTTCATTGCAGAGAAAG GTATTTGCTGCTTGGCTCAGATTTACCAAAGggcaacagcagaagaaagattGCATAGAAAAAGCCACAGGAGTTTACCAAGCTGTTCATCTGAGAGAAGGTGTAACCCAGGTATTGAGATACACCACTGGCTTGAAACAGTTGCAAGGACAGCACCAAGCCCAGCATCAGCTCAAG GCAGCCTACAACCTTCACCAGTCAGTGTATCGCTGTGCCATGCTGTGGAAACAGAAAGCTCTCTCCAAGAAATTAAATAAGCCTTGTTCTTTTCTGCTACCTCTGAAGAAGCAAGTGATGTTTAAAATGACTGATGTTAGTTCTGGGAGAAGAGGACATTCAGCAGAGGAAGAGCCATGGCCTTCAAAGCACAGTCGCCTACCATTTCACCCTGCTGATGGGGACTCAGTTCTCAGTAATCT aaatagCATTCAACGAGCAAGGTTACCACCACAGAGGCCTGACTTCCTTCAGGGCTCTCTAGAAGGCAATGCACTGCTGGGATCTCCTTTTTCTAG ACCAGAGGCACCCTTTCAGCATACATCTGTGAACAAATGTCTTGGGCAGACTGGGAACTTAATGCAAACACCTGAAGTAGAAGAAAGTACCCGTAGATGTCTGTCCCAAATGGGCAATACCACTCGATCCTACCCATCTCTTGTACGTGCTTTACCACTGTGGACAAATGCTGTGCACCGTGCTACTCAGAGGCCAGAGCTAAGGTCTCCTTCGTCTTTCATGCCTCAAATGAAAGCTGGAGCAGAAATG GGAGCAGGTCAGTCTGTGAGTGGTCACAAAGGAGCCCATTCCCAAGACTCTCAACAGGACTCTATGGAGAAGAAGTTACGACCAAACTTGGAGCCACGTTTGTTGTTACCTGAAACCCTGGTGGGAAAACGGAGTCACCAGACTGCAG CTGAAAGGGAACAAAGGGAGTCCAGTTCCAGAGAAGAAATGTTACAGAGGAAGCTGGAAGTTGAACTCCGACACATCCAACAGCAGATGCAGTACTACTTCAGCAGGAAGCAAGAACTCAA GTtctgtcagcagcaggcagagattCTAGAGCAGTGGCTAGAAAACAGCACACAACCAGAGGACCAAGGTGGTGTACAAGATGTTCAGGAAGAATTGAATCAG CTGCAGGTGAGGATCAACACTCTCACCAAAGCACAACAGAAAGAGAGGTATCATGTGCAGAGCCTGGTTGCCCGCCTGCATGAAATCCAGATTGCTCTCAGTACATAA
- the SFI1 gene encoding protein SFI1 homolog isoform X2: protein MHKMHMKMYEIQQLPEHEMHTAEQSTAPQSARHQFHDRGHDSLDPVWYTWHQRRRVKECQIRYLASKFFYMWAKKTFGQVLPSKARCFYDQKILQKTFGEWKEWWTVCREGKLSLRADNHYRHFLCNMMFKTWRAHVRQQQGKRNKYYVVQSHAKKQNLLRTWQCWLVYVDVRRTKRGMQSVAWAFRERSSLRISWAVWRRRYQSCTGRKMTVLALQHWAQSLQFRAWLQWRELYLYSQNNKQKETRAVTHNQHWELKRCMEAWLGYVNLQKTKKLQTELAQEHHRSRIVRWCFSSWRLSWECRRRMHAHQKDMEKLASRIALRRVFVHWKHYVVLCVEETQQCELAEKHYRHHLLVLQKFWNRWKSRLEEKEEQQQQALTTVAYARYRRVLMRQVFDTWLLKACKQQEYRMAEKRAALHCERQLLHRFLCFWRRRTAACLEEQENLVHAQGHYSNLLLLKVFCLWKQNTQERKTERLKEMQALRFHYSKCLQQTWNKWKEYVKHQREKWRKLVQADMHYQHTLLSKTLAAWKTYQHNIECILSQVADKENQHTRLLLRQVLCLWKENALALVREAKAAIQADEHYRRAILSKVLAQWRYTALLQVCSRQQKMMAVMQARKHLDIVHLQTIFLHWKDLTRESLILRAQQHRAAQHHQQHLLQKYLVKWKKYHQQCLGKMLLRRLGDQLMTRRLCSSSFSCWKTRLLEQQWEKQKMVQALWHWSLSLQRKVFAAWLRFTKGQQQKKDCIEKATGVYQAVHLREGVTQVLRYTTGLKQLQGQHQAQHQLKAAYNLHQSVYRCAMLWKQKALSKKLNKPCSFLLPLKKQVMFKMTDVSSGRRGHSAEEEPWPSKHSRLPFHPADGDSVLSNLPEAPFQHTSVNKCLGQTGNLMQTPEVEESTRRCLSQMGNTTRSYPSLVRALPLWTNAVHRATQRPELRSPSSFMPQMKAGAEMGAGQSVSGHKGAHSQDSQQDSMEKKLRPNLEPRLLLPETLVGKRSHQTAAEREQRESSSREEMLQRKLEVELRHIQQQMQYYFSRKQELKFCQQQAEILEQWLENSTQPEDQGGVQDVQEELNQLQVRINTLTKAQQKERYHVQSLVARLHEIQIALST, encoded by the exons ATGCATAAGATGCATATGAAGATGTATGAAATCCAACAACTACCTGAGCATGAGATGCACACAGCTGAGCAATCCACTGCTCCCCAGTCTGCCAGACATCAATTTCATGACAGAGGTCATGACAGTTTGGATCCAGTTTGGTATACCTGGCATCAAAGAAGAAGGGTAAAAGAATGCCAAATCAG ATATCTGGCAAGCAAATTCTTCTATATGTGGGCAAAAAAGACATTTGGACAAGTTCTTCCTTCCAAAGCCAG ATGCTTTTATGACCAGAAGATTCTCCAAAAAACTTTTGGAGAGTGGAAGGAGTGGTGGACTGTTTGCAGAGAAGGAAAGCTCAGCCTCAGAGCAGACAACCATTACAG gCATTTTCTCTGCAATATGATGTTCAAGACCTGGAGAGCCCATGTAAGGCAGCAACAAGGAAAGAGGAACAAATACTATGTTGTACAGTCTCATG CAAAGAAGCAAAACTTGCTCAGGACCTGGCAGTGTTGGCTGGTTTATGTTGATGTCCGAAGGACAAAACGTGGGATGCAGTCTGTGGCGTGGGCATTCAGGGAAAGAAGCAGTTTACG CATATCGTGGGCAGTGTGGAGAAGACGCTACCAGAGCTGCACAGGACGTAAAATGACTGTTttggctctgcagcactgggccCAGAGCCTGCAATTTCGA GCTTGGCTGCAGTGGCGAGAGCTGTATTTGTACAGCCAGAATAACAAGCAGAAGGAGACTAGGGCAGTAACTCACAATCAGCACTGGGAGTTGAAGAGGTGCATGGAAGCATGGCTGGGATATGTaaaccttcagaaaacaaagaaacttcAGACTG agctGGCCCAGGAGCATCACCGAAGCAGGATAGTCCGGTGGTGTTTCTCTAGCTGGCGGCTGTCATGGGAGTGCAGGAGAAGAATGCATGCTCACcaaaaggacatggagaagCTAGCATCAAGGATTGCCTTACGGAGAGTCTTTGTACACTGGAAGCATT ATGTTGTACTGTGTGTGGAAGAGACGCAGCAGTGTGAGCTGGCTGAAAAACACTACAGGCATCATCTGTTG GTGCTGCAGAAGTTCTGGAACCGCTGGAAGTCCCGtttggaagagaaggaagaacagcagcagcaggcctTAACAACAGTGGCTTATGCCCGTTATAG GAGGGTGTTGATGAGACAGGTATTTGACACGTGGCTGCTGAAAGCCTGCAAGCAGCAAGAATACCGAATGGCAGAGAAGAGG GCTGCACTTCATTGTGAAAGGCAGCTATTGCATCGTTTCTTGTGCTTCTGGCGTAGAAGAACAGCTGCATGTTTGGAGGAGCAAGAGAACTTGGTTCATGCACAAGGTCACTACAGCAACCTGCTGCTGCTAAAGGTTTTCTGTCTGTGGAAGCAAAATACtcaggagagaaaaacaga gAGGCTGAAGGAGATGCAAGCCTTAAGATTTCACTATTCAAAGTGTCTGCAGCAGACTTGGAACAAGTGGAAGGAG TATGTGAAACATCAGCGTGAGAAATGGAGGAAGCTGGTGCAAGCTGACATGCACTATCAGCACACGTTACTGAGCAAGACCTTGGCAGCCTGGAAG aCTTACCAACATAACATAGAGTGTATTCTATCCCAAGTAGCTGACAAGGAGAACCAGCACACCAGACTACTGCTCCG GCAGGTTCTGTGTTTGTGGAAGGAAAATGCTCTTGCTCTTGTACGTGAAGCTAAGGCTGCTATTCAAGCAGATGAGCACTACAGGAGAGCAATCCTGTCAAAG GTGTTGGCACAGTGGAGGTACACTGCCCTGCTCCAAGTGTGTAGCCGTCAGCAGAAGATGATGGCTGTGATGCAGGCCAGAAAACATTTGGATATAG TGCATTTACAGACcatttttcttcactggaagGACTTAACTAGGGAGTCTTTGATACTGagggctcagcagcacagggcagcacagcaccaccagcagcacctaCTGCAGAAGTACCTGGTGAAATGGAAGAAGTATCATCAGCAGTGCCTTGGGAAAATG CTGCTACGGAGACTGGGAGATCAGCTAATGACTCGTAGACTttgctcttcttccttctcttgctGGAAGACACGG cTGTTGGAGCAgcaatgggaaaagcagaagatgGTGCAAGCATTGTGGCACTGGTCCCTTTCATTGCAGAGAAAG GTATTTGCTGCTTGGCTCAGATTTACCAAAGggcaacagcagaagaaagattGCATAGAAAAAGCCACAGGAGTTTACCAAGCTGTTCATCTGAGAGAAGGTGTAACCCAGGTATTGAGATACACCACTGGCTTGAAACAGTTGCAAGGACAGCACCAAGCCCAGCATCAGCTCAAG GCAGCCTACAACCTTCACCAGTCAGTGTATCGCTGTGCCATGCTGTGGAAACAGAAAGCTCTCTCCAAGAAATTAAATAAGCCTTGTTCTTTTCTGCTACCTCTGAAGAAGCAAGTGATGTTTAAAATGACTGATGTTAGTTCTGGGAGAAGAGGACATTCAGCAGAGGAAGAGCCATGGCCTTCAAAGCACAGTCGCCTACCATTTCACCCTGCTGATGGGGACTCAGTTCTCAGTAATCT ACCAGAGGCACCCTTTCAGCATACATCTGTGAACAAATGTCTTGGGCAGACTGGGAACTTAATGCAAACACCTGAAGTAGAAGAAAGTACCCGTAGATGTCTGTCCCAAATGGGCAATACCACTCGATCCTACCCATCTCTTGTACGTGCTTTACCACTGTGGACAAATGCTGTGCACCGTGCTACTCAGAGGCCAGAGCTAAGGTCTCCTTCGTCTTTCATGCCTCAAATGAAAGCTGGAGCAGAAATG GGAGCAGGTCAGTCTGTGAGTGGTCACAAAGGAGCCCATTCCCAAGACTCTCAACAGGACTCTATGGAGAAGAAGTTACGACCAAACTTGGAGCCACGTTTGTTGTTACCTGAAACCCTGGTGGGAAAACGGAGTCACCAGACTGCAG CTGAAAGGGAACAAAGGGAGTCCAGTTCCAGAGAAGAAATGTTACAGAGGAAGCTGGAAGTTGAACTCCGACACATCCAACAGCAGATGCAGTACTACTTCAGCAGGAAGCAAGAACTCAA GTtctgtcagcagcaggcagagattCTAGAGCAGTGGCTAGAAAACAGCACACAACCAGAGGACCAAGGTGGTGTACAAGATGTTCAGGAAGAATTGAATCAG CTGCAGGTGAGGATCAACACTCTCACCAAAGCACAACAGAAAGAGAGGTATCATGTGCAGAGCCTGGTTGCCCGCCTGCATGAAATCCAGATTGCTCTCAGTACATAA